The sequence CTTTGCGTTTATGATTCTATCTACAAATTCTCCCAAGAACGAGATGTCGGATCATGATATCATTAACATTGAGACGTAAGTTACTCGGAAAGttactgaaaaaataataaaattttgatttgttaaaaccattttatttgtgataattttttttattatatataattatatgagagagaaatgatagaggattgaattaaaatttgtttctatattttctttaaactcAGAATTTCCACGGCTTTTGAAAATGATTCGTCGCCTCTTTGGTACTCGAAAGCTGCAAATTCGAGCTTAATAAATTACCTCCACGCTTGCAATACAATCAATCCATCGCGGGACATCATTCTTAAGGAGCAAAATATCTCGCATCCGACTTTCTCAAAATGCAGAGAATCATTGCGTAAGAATTGATTTCTCTCCTCATAGAAAGCAGATCCATTAATAGCATCATCTACTATCGTACaacttgaaagaaaaaagctgCAAACAGaacattatttcttatttcttactCACAATTTTTGGTCTGTGTTTCGATATTCACTgccaatattgaaaatatatagtgtACGCGACGTAAACTATAGAGTTTCAGTAGCAGTACTAGCAGTGAATGTCGGAACGTAGCCTTGATtttgaatataagaaaatatacatttcttccccccaattttttcatttgattttttataaaaattagaccCAAGAGAATTagatacaagaaaaaattttaatttcaaaattctattacaaaaacatctaaatattaatgtgcGATGCATAGTCATacgaatgaatatattttatgcgttaaaaatatttattagaaatttaatcgccaagttaattttttctctctctttttcagaCTCAAAAACTTCAAACGTGCGCTCTATCTATTCTCAACATTCTCGGAAGACACAAGTGAGTCATCCCTCTCCTCAAACAACATCTCGGGAATGGTTAATTAGGCATACTAGAAGTGGTCACGTCTATGGAAAGTACCCGATATAACGAAAAAGGGAAGCAATCGCGTTTGAAATGAAACACCGACAAAGccaaaacaaagaaatttgtttgaaatttaaaataatttgtcacaATCAATTTGAGACAagaatatctctctttcatgGGAGAAATGATATAATCCTTCTAATTTTGACaactataaacattttttatactctattataattatagtatactttttgattttgaattttatttattttccttgttacaatttat is a genomic window of Cataglyphis hispanica isolate Lineage 1 chromosome 5, ULB_Chis1_1.0, whole genome shotgun sequence containing:
- the LOC126849587 gene encoding uncharacterized protein LOC126849587 translates to MMDNLGDIYYLVQLIVRQILIFLRDFIFRELTWFMPAEENFDNANSKILGVAPQHPAADFFVLFTVCSLLFAFMILSTNSPKNEMSDHDIINIETISTAFENDSSPLWYSKAANSSLINYLHACNTINPSRDIILKEQNISHPTFSKCRESLRKNYSKTSNVRSIYSQHSRKTQVSHPSPQTTSREWLIRHTRSGHVYGKYPI